From the genome of Anopheles funestus chromosome 2RL, idAnoFuneDA-416_04, whole genome shotgun sequence:
TAACGAAATCCCTGCACATGTCTACTTACTTGGCTTACAGTCACAGACCCAATCGTTCTCATGGTCTCCCGGGTAGAGGATCTCATTTTCGGCGCACTGTTTCGGAATGTAGAGGGGTGTACGATTCTGCAAAGTGGATGAAAATTGCTTTAGAAAGTGATCTTGAGCTAATGCATGTACGGTATTTAATTTACCCGAGCGTTTTGCTTCGATTCTATGGCTGACTGTTCGGCCGGGTATGCGAACAGTTCGGtcttgttgctgttttccACTTTCGGTGCAGTATCAGTAGCGGGCAGAGCGTAGCCCTTTGCGATAAGGAACACAAAGCAGATCACCGTGGTGATGGTGTCGAAAATTCGATCCGAACGTGTCATTGTTTGGTCTTACTGGCAACAACTGGTACGAAAACTGTAGATCGCTGCTCGTTTTTACCACACTCCGCTTAAGGTCAAAACGAGTAATCCTTGCCTGGCCGGCTTCACGTAAAAAACTAAGTCGCACAACCGTCCGCGTTCTGCAGCTTCCGAGGTGAGCTTGCACACAGCGGAGCAAGATCGAGATCGTACGCCGACACGAGCACGCGGACCGACACACTAACACACGAGAGACAAAGAGCAGAGAGCGAATGTTGATAGTGCCAAAACAGGCCCCAGGCCGGGAGTTCCTGTTTGAGCCAGTAGCGCACATCTCGGGTGGGAAACCCCTACTGCAATCTAACCTGTCTTCGTTCGCCGAACCGACGGGAggtgggaggggggggggaaggaTAGAGACAACGCAACTCGTGAGGCTTTATACACAAGGGCGCAAAACCCGCGAACGCGCTCGACGACCTTCGTCGAGACCCGAGATCTTCCATCCGATGGAGTGCGTGGTAGTGGTGGACTCGTTGAACAACTTACGTCACCGATGCCGAAGCCATTTGTGATTCTAAGTCAATGTACGGGATCGATAGCGAACTGACCGAGAAGCGAAActggtttttatttctgcaatgtttttagtttagttaacttatatcgtgtttttgttttttacttacTATGGTGTTTCAAACATCATGTAATATGTCATATGAATCCCAGTTCCATCTCAACTGGAATTATTCATTGGTCAAGGATAGGATAACGACAAGAAGTTACCTACTATGATCTGCTCAAACCCGATTAGTCTTACCTCAATAAAAGTAGGTAATGGGTTTCCTAGATGAAAAAAGAGCCAAACTtcaaaatgcaaagaaaaggGGAAGTTCTAATTGTAAATTATCAGCTACTCTGATCCACAACCCTGAGGGAAGCTTGCATGGAATGGGACAAGTTTACAAACAAGTACCTATAAGCACGAATTGTATAACGCAGTACAATTTGCAgtacattttttatgttttcattttatgagtaaacgaaaaaaacccgACTTTGATGCCAGACAACATTCTTACTCAGAGCGGtgaagaaatcaaacaaaacatgtttttttttgcttgatgcCATGCTTATCATCACGGAGAGCCTGACTGAGTGGAACGCACCCCCTGGTACGATGATGATCCGTGCTTTCGTGCGATGGTTTCATCGCACATTTGCCAGTCGTAAGTTGACCGGCGTCTTTAACGGATCGATTACAATGGCATTATCATACTTCCTGGGTGTTTGTTCGGCTTTGTCGATAGCGATACTGCTGCAACCTTACGGTGGAGGTCAAATTTGGGCCCAGGAACTGTTTGCCTTTCCGGCGGATGAAGTGGTTAACCCGTACTTGGAAAATGCCAATGTAAGTAACGTTTGTTGTGAGTGGAATCGTCACGAAGTTATCAGCACTGCGGTAAAGGTCAAGGGAGAAAATTAAACCATTGCCGCTGCTAGAAtgattagaagaaaaaagatgttTAGAAAACGTTTGCGTATTCTTCATTTGGCTTAGCGTAAGGtgatgatttttaaattatgaccATTTAACACAGTACGAATGGGGTTAAGAATGAAACTAAACCGGTATTAAAGCGCAGTGCAAAGGCGTTTTACGACACAGTGGAACGAATTAATTCAAATGGCAGGATAGCCTTGAAAAAGTGATCCAATCATTTGTTAGTCTAAAGAGCTAATCAATCGCAGCACGTCGATCAGTTCCTGGAGTTAATTTGCAACAAAGGcacaaagagttttttttagttcatcCAACATTCGAAATGGAAGTGAAAGTTATAGATCTGTCGCGTATAAGCGAAAGTTGAAATGTCCAAAATGATCAGCGATAGTCTGCAAggaattgacaaaaaaaaaaaagatcaccaTTACTCAAAAGGAGTTTCCTTTCGTactcattttattttgatgtctCTTTTAAAAGAATCGCACACCGGTATACATACCAGGCAAATGTAGCGCAAACGAAATCCTCTATCCTGGTGATCACGCAAACGATTGGGTGTGTGACTGCCGACCGGGTATGTACAATTTCTccaacatttttcttcttttttaaaaagtgCTAACAGTTCGTATCATGCTGGATTTCCATTTCAGGATATGTTTATTCCCCGCTGCAGGACAGCTGTTTTCATCTCTACGAGCAAGGTTTCTGTCAGCCGGGAGAGTACGTCGATCTAGAGAGACCGTCGATGATTGTTAAATGTACACGCAACATTTGTACCGGCAAAAAACAAGTACCGTACATGAATCAATGTGTGGAGCTTTACCGTAACAATAGGATATGTAAGAGAGAGAAACACATCAGCTGGGTGATCGCTATAAATGCTACCACGTTGGAGTTGGATTGCGTACAGGGTACCACGGAAATGCTCGAATTGACAGTTCGCACGGACGATAGTGAAGAGAAGCCagcaaaggaaatgaaaatgacacCCAAATAACAATTGACAGCTATCTTGTAGGCACGAGGGGTACAAAAATACAGGAGCATGCTGCGGGGGGTTGTGGTGATTTCAAGGCATGCGGTTGATGTgtcgagagaaagagatggaAGATGAATAGACAGAGTGAGAATGATGATTATCAAAGTTGACACAGAAAAATTACAGACACCATCAAAAACGcgccaaaaaattcaaacgtgCTGCACGCAAATTTTGCTAGAgtcgaaaaattaaatatcaatTGTCTTCTGAGTTTATCCTACGCGTTTTCAAAACACAACAGTGCTGTGATTCGTAGTTTTTTCGGTGTAAATCATGGAAAACGTGAAAAGAGTGAAGAAATCCGGTATGGTCAACAAGTTGGGCAAAGCATTGTGGGCACATTATGAACGGCAATGTGGTGATGAGCATCAAGGTGAACCAAGCATACAGCAAAATACTCCAGGTATTTGTTATTATGTAACTAATGTAACTAATGATGAAAGTAATTAATGAATATTGTTTCATAGCTTCAGTAACACAGCCCCCTTCTTATGTTGAAGAGTACCTCGAAGATATGCCGGATGAAGGTGAAATGTTTTTAGAGGAAGAACTCTTAAGCAACGTCGATGATGTAGACGAGGATGTGGATTTCCTAGATCTACCACAAATGAATGACGATGAGCAGCATGAGGATGAAAATGAGTTTATCGAAGATGAGTCAAATCTGTTTGTTAGAAAACTGCGAATTTGGGCTCTATCACATAGAGTAACCCATGTGGCTTTAAAGGAATTATTGTTAATATTGTCGGATATTGATGGTCTGCATATCCCACAAGATCCAAGGACATTATTAAAGACGCCAAAGGCGGTAGGAAAAGAGATTACGACAGTTTCGGGAGGAGAGATGTGGTACCAGGGAATTGAAAAATctttaaagcatcattttcGGTAAGTATCCCATGTTGTTGGGGGTattctttgctattttttccattatctACAAATATATAAAcgatatgtttcattttagatCTATTACCCCTTCCGTTGATGTGTTCGTTATTAAtctcttcgtggacggccttCCTTTACATAACAGTTCTCCCACCGAATTTTGGCCAATTATGATGCAGCTTTACGAACAGCCGGAAGTTCCTATCTTAACGTTAGGAATATATTGCGGATCGTCGAAACCACACAATGTGGAGGACTACCTACGGCCTCTAATAGTTGATTTGAACCACGCAATAGAAGAAGGAATTGTGATCAACCGAAAGAAGATCAACATATGTTTAAGAGCATTTATTGCTGATACCCCGGCACGAACATTCATAAAAggtatttataaaagtatatattttttgtgaaatgcTTACAAccgttttgttgatatttcaGGAGTAGCAGCTCACAACGGTTATCAAGGCtgtacaaaatgcaaaattgcGGGAAGATATTGCAAAGCAGGACGAAAGATTATTTTCGAAGGAGTAGCTGCCGAGCGGACGGATGCTGAATTTAGAGGTGGAAATTACATCATAGGgcatcaaaaaaaattgacaccACTTTTAGACGTAAAAGGATTAGATGtagttaaacaaattttagtgGCAGACGAATTGCATATAATCCATTTAGGAATAATACGAAAATTATTGAAAGGCTACACAGTAGGAGCTTTATCTCCGTTTGAAAAATGGAATCATGAAGAAATTTCagaattttcaaaaactttgGTTAGTATAGAGTTACCAGCTGAAATTCATCGAGTTGTTAGACCGCTGCAACATGTAGCATATTGGAAAGGTACCGAGTACCGCACTTTTTTAAACCATATTGGAATACCGTTTCTTAAAGGACGAATTAATGATGCAGCTTACCAtcatttcaaacttttttatGTAGCTATTACTTTATTTTCAAGTCAACATTTTGCTAGCTACTGGAAACACGCGGGTAAATTATTAGAAAAATTTGTAGTTGATTATAGCGATGTTTACGATAGAAAGTACTTGACTAGCaatgttcataatttattgcacattGAAGCAGATGTAACAATGTTCGGGGCCCTTCCAACGATTTCGTCTTATCCTTTTGAAAACAGGTTgcaattcataaaaaaattgattagaACGGGGCACAGGACTTTGAGTCAGGTTATTTGCAGGTTAACTGAGCTGAACCAAGTCGAAAATGAAATGAGTAAAGACAGATCAGAATATCCAcacttaaaatacaaaaaaaatgaagtaattttGCAAGTAAAACCAAATTTCGTATTAAGGACAGGAAAtaggaatggtttttttttaacaatcgaAAATTATGTCTTTAAATATAGCACAGCATTCATTGAAAACGGTACAATTATTATAGAAGGATACAAATTGCTAATTAAGCAATCGTCATTTTCCTATCCTTTAAGCGCCGatgttatttataattttgat
Proteins encoded in this window:
- the LOC125765622 gene encoding uncharacterized protein LOC125765622, with amino-acid sequence MALSYFLGVCSALSIAILLQPYGGGQIWAQELFAFPADEVVNPYLENANNRTPVYIPGKCSANEILYPGDHANDWVCDCRPGYVYSPLQDSCFHLYEQGFCQPGEYVDLERPSMIVKCTRNICTGKKQVPYMNQCVELYRNNRICKREKHISWVIAINATTLELDCVQGTTEMLELTVRTDDSEEKPAKEMKMTPK